A region of Nitrospinota bacterium DNA encodes the following proteins:
- a CDS encoding response regulator transcription factor translates to METILVVDDEEDIQVLLSYNLEKAGYNVITASTGEEALNKAINSLPAVILLDILLPGLSGFETLKRLRSEKKTAETPIVMVSAKGEEEDVVKGLTLGADDYITKPFSVNVLVARVEAALRRRRSPLTGEKIEVEGITLDKERHEAFIFGEKMDLTFSEFAIMELLLKRRGGVLTRQQIVSEIRGGEITVTDRSVDVHMTSIRKKLKSLGPRILTVRGVGYRFDM, encoded by the coding sequence ATGGAAACAATATTGGTGGTGGACGATGAGGAGGACATCCAGGTTCTTCTCTCTTACAATCTTGAAAAGGCCGGCTACAACGTAATCACCGCTTCCACCGGCGAGGAGGCGCTCAACAAGGCCATCAACAGCCTGCCCGCGGTGATACTGCTGGACATCCTTCTTCCGGGCCTGAGCGGGTTTGAGACATTAAAAAGACTCCGTTCCGAGAAAAAGACCGCCGAAACGCCCATAGTGATGGTTTCGGCCAAGGGCGAGGAAGAAGACGTGGTGAAGGGGCTAACCCTCGGCGCGGACGATTACATCACAAAACCTTTCAGCGTGAACGTGCTTGTGGCGCGGGTGGAGGCGGCCCTGCGCAGACGCCGCTCACCCCTCACCGGCGAGAAGATAGAGGTTGAGGGGATCACCCTGGACAAGGAGCGGCATGAGGCTTTCATTTTCGGCGAGAAGATGGATCTTACATTCTCGGAGTTCGCCATCATGGAACTGCTTCTTAAGAGAAGGGGCGGGGTGCTGACCAGACAGCAGATAGTATCCGAAATCCGCGGCGGGGAGATCACCGTTACCGACCGCTCCGTGGACGTGCACATGACATCCATCAGGAAAAAACTAAAATCGCTGGGGCCGAGGATACTCACCGTTCGCGGCGTCGGCTACCGGTTCGACATGTAA
- a CDS encoding phosphate ABC transporter substrate-binding protein, translating to MGAAIALAASVPAQAGGPVKVDSKIAAYKKTGGVSGNISSIGSDTLNNLMTLWAEGFNKAYPNTKIQIEGKGSSTAPPALISGTAQLGPMSRGMKDTEVDAFEKKFGYKPTQIKVAVDALAVFVSKDNPLKSMTMEQVDAVFSKSRRRGYKEDITTWGQLGLAGAWAAKPISLYGRNSASGTYGFFKEHSMKNGDYRDTVKEQPGSASVVQSVAVDRAAMGYSGIGYATPDVRAVALADKEGAKAYDATADNAYSGEYPLSRFLYVYVNKAPGKALDPLTAEFVKFVLSKEGQEVVVKDGYFPIPSKVVSEELKKLN from the coding sequence ATGGGCGCGGCCATTGCATTGGCCGCATCGGTTCCGGCGCAAGCCGGTGGCCCGGTTAAGGTAGATTCGAAAATAGCGGCGTACAAAAAAACCGGCGGCGTAAGCGGTAACATTTCCAGTATCGGTTCCGACACCCTGAACAACCTTATGACACTATGGGCGGAAGGGTTCAACAAAGCCTACCCCAACACCAAAATACAGATAGAGGGCAAAGGCTCTTCCACCGCCCCCCCAGCCCTCATTTCCGGCACAGCCCAGCTTGGGCCCATGAGCCGGGGCATGAAGGATACCGAAGTGGACGCTTTTGAGAAAAAGTTCGGCTACAAACCTACCCAGATAAAAGTGGCGGTGGACGCGCTGGCGGTGTTTGTCAGCAAGGACAACCCTTTAAAGTCCATGACTATGGAGCAGGTGGACGCGGTGTTCTCCAAGTCTCGCAGAAGGGGTTATAAGGAAGACATCACCACTTGGGGCCAGCTGGGTCTCGCCGGAGCCTGGGCCGCCAAGCCCATCAGCCTTTATGGCCGTAACTCCGCCTCGGGCACCTATGGGTTCTTCAAAGAGCATTCCATGAAAAACGGGGACTACAGGGATACCGTTAAAGAACAGCCCGGTTCCGCCTCTGTGGTGCAGAGCGTGGCTGTTGACCGGGCCGCCATGGGTTACAGCGGCATAGGCTACGCCACGCCGGACGTGCGCGCCGTGGCCTTGGCCGATAAAGAAGGCGCCAAGGCTTATGACGCCACCGCCGACAACGCCTATTCCGGCGAGTACCCCCTTTCCCGTTTCCTGTACGTCTATGTGAACAAGGCTCCCGGCAAGGCTCTCGATCCGCTTACCGCGGAGTTCGTGAAGTTCGTGCTGTCCAAGGAAGGCCAGGAGGTTGTTGTGAAAGACGGTTACTTCCCGATACCGTCCAAGGTGGTTTCCGAAGAGCTTAAAAAGCTCAACTAA
- a CDS encoding sulfate ABC transporter ATP-binding protein: MGIELKNVSKSFGKFSILQNVSLRVESGEFLALLGPSGSGKTTLLRILAGLEGADEGEVLFYGEDMTRRKAQERGVGFVFQHYALFRHMTVAENVGFGLSVRPRSQRLSKKAIAEKSRELLKLVQLEWAGDRYPSQLSGGQRQRVALARALAIEPKVLLLDEPFGALDAKVRKELRRWLKRLHDDMGMTSVFVTHDQEEALEVADRVVIMNGGKIEQEGTPDEVYHHPATPFVFNFMGNVNLFHGRVTEEGTVLSGGAPESVAGAGASAMVYVRPHMFDLHHSAGSPESFRARVKHINPAGPVVKLDLVSEWGEAVNVELTHEKFRELGLKKESDVYVTPREMKVFVNG; this comes from the coding sequence ATGGGCATAGAGTTAAAGAACGTAAGTAAAAGTTTCGGCAAGTTCAGCATATTGCAAAATGTGAGCCTGCGGGTGGAGTCTGGCGAATTTCTGGCCCTGCTGGGGCCGTCGGGCTCCGGCAAGACCACCCTGCTCCGCATACTGGCGGGGCTTGAAGGGGCGGACGAGGGCGAGGTGCTGTTTTACGGGGAAGACATGACCCGGCGCAAGGCCCAGGAGCGTGGCGTTGGTTTCGTATTCCAGCATTACGCGCTTTTCCGCCACATGACCGTGGCCGAGAATGTGGGATTCGGGCTTTCTGTGCGGCCCAGGAGCCAGCGGCTTTCCAAAAAAGCCATCGCTGAAAAAAGCCGTGAGCTATTAAAGCTGGTGCAACTGGAATGGGCTGGGGACAGGTACCCCTCCCAACTCTCCGGCGGGCAAAGGCAAAGGGTGGCGCTGGCCCGCGCCCTTGCCATAGAGCCCAAAGTGCTATTGCTGGACGAGCCTTTCGGCGCGCTGGACGCCAAGGTGCGCAAGGAGTTGCGCCGGTGGCTGAAAAGGCTCCACGACGATATGGGCATGACCAGCGTTTTCGTGACCCACGACCAGGAGGAAGCGCTGGAAGTGGCCGACCGGGTGGTGATAATGAACGGCGGGAAGATCGAGCAGGAGGGGACGCCGGACGAGGTGTACCATCACCCCGCCACACCCTTTGTGTTCAACTTCATGGGAAACGTGAACCTGTTCCATGGCCGCGTGACGGAAGAAGGAACCGTGCTAAGTGGCGGCGCGCCGGAAAGCGTAGCCGGAGCTGGCGCCAGCGCCATGGTGTATGTGCGGCCCCACATGTTCGACCTGCATCATTCCGCAGGCTCGCCGGAAAGCTTCAGGGCGCGGGTGAAACACATAAATCCCGCCGGGCCCGTGGTGAAGCTGGACCTGGTTAGTGAATGGGGCGAAGCTGTGAACGTGGAACTGACGCACGAGAAGTTCCGGGAACTGGGATTGAAGAAAGAATCCGACGTTTATGTGACCCCCAGGGAGATGAAAGTTTTTGTGAACGGTTGA
- the cysW gene encoding sulfate ABC transporter permease subunit CysW, whose product MAFKSVNTATVGEPWFVRWALIGVALLFMAVFLVAPLVTVFVEALSKGFDAYLSAIIDSDTLASVRLTLLTVAIVLPLNTAFGVAAAWAITKFDFKGKSLLITLIDIPFSVSPVISGLIFVLIFGAQGWFGEYMLEHGIKILFAPAGIALATTFVTFPFVARELIPLMETQGSEEEEAAITLGASGLKTFWRVTIPNIKWGLIYGVILLNARAMGEFGAVSVVSGHIRGLTNTMPLHVEILYNEYNFAAAFAVASALAALAIVTLILKTLAEKGKRASVDMAVAAKDF is encoded by the coding sequence ATGGCGTTTAAATCCGTAAACACCGCCACGGTGGGTGAGCCGTGGTTCGTCCGCTGGGCGCTTATCGGGGTGGCGTTGCTGTTCATGGCGGTGTTCCTTGTGGCGCCGCTGGTGACGGTTTTCGTTGAAGCGCTCAGCAAAGGTTTTGACGCTTATTTGAGCGCCATCATAGACAGCGACACCCTGGCCTCGGTGCGTCTCACACTTCTCACCGTGGCTATAGTGTTGCCGTTGAACACGGCGTTTGGCGTGGCGGCGGCCTGGGCCATAACCAAGTTCGACTTTAAGGGAAAGAGTCTGCTGATAACCCTTATAGACATCCCGTTTTCGGTGTCTCCGGTTATCTCTGGCCTGATATTCGTGCTTATTTTCGGCGCGCAAGGCTGGTTCGGGGAGTATATGCTGGAACATGGGATAAAAATACTTTTCGCCCCGGCGGGCATCGCGCTGGCCACAACTTTCGTTACGTTCCCATTCGTGGCCCGGGAGTTGATACCGCTGATGGAGACTCAAGGCTCCGAAGAAGAGGAGGCGGCCATCACGCTGGGCGCTTCCGGCCTTAAAACGTTCTGGCGGGTTACCATCCCCAACATCAAATGGGGTCTGATATACGGCGTAATCCTGCTGAACGCCAGGGCCATGGGGGAGTTCGGCGCGGTGTCGGTGGTGTCTGGCCACATAAGGGGGCTTACCAACACCATGCCGCTTCATGTGGAGATACTCTACAACGAATACAATTTCGCGGCGGCTTTCGCCGTGGCCTCGGCGCTGGCGGCCCTGGCCATAGTTACCCTTATTTTAAAGACGCTGGCGGAAAAAGGAAAACGCGCTTCCGTGGACATGGCGGTGGCGGCCAAGGATTTTTAA
- the cysT gene encoding sulfate ABC transporter permease subunit CysT: MAPRAFNRSPLPGFSMSMGFTLFYLGLIVLIPVSALFIKSASIGWEGYYNTITDPRGLAAYKLSFGAAFAAAVINAVFGVIVAWVMARYKFPGKKALDAMVDLPFALPTAVAGIALTTLYTGDGWFGRFLEPLGLKVAFTPVGIVVALVFIGLPFVVRTVQPVIEDLEREAEEAAACLGATRWTTFTKVIFPEIAPALLTGFALAFARGIGEYGSVIFIAGNMPMVSEIAPLLIVIKLEQYDYGGATAYASVMLVAAFLMLLGINFIQWFSGRRFSAGH; the protein is encoded by the coding sequence ATGGCTCCGCGCGCGTTTAACAGGTCGCCCTTGCCTGGGTTCTCCATGTCCATGGGGTTCACCCTGTTTTACCTGGGCCTTATCGTGCTAATCCCGGTGTCGGCGCTGTTCATAAAATCCGCCAGCATCGGGTGGGAAGGGTATTACAACACCATTACCGACCCGCGCGGCCTGGCGGCGTACAAGCTTAGCTTCGGGGCCGCCTTCGCCGCGGCGGTGATAAACGCCGTTTTCGGTGTTATCGTGGCCTGGGTCATGGCGCGTTATAAATTCCCGGGAAAGAAGGCGCTGGACGCAATGGTGGACCTGCCCTTCGCCCTCCCCACGGCGGTGGCGGGCATAGCGTTAACCACCCTATACACAGGAGACGGCTGGTTCGGGCGGTTCTTGGAGCCTTTGGGGCTTAAGGTGGCGTTCACCCCTGTGGGCATAGTGGTGGCGCTGGTGTTTATCGGTTTGCCCTTCGTGGTGCGGACAGTCCAGCCGGTGATAGAGGATCTGGAGCGGGAGGCAGAAGAGGCCGCCGCCTGTCTTGGCGCCACGAGATGGACAACATTCACCAAAGTGATATTTCCGGAAATCGCACCGGCGCTATTAACGGGTTTCGCCCTGGCTTTCGCCAGGGGCATAGGCGAGTACGGCTCTGTGATATTCATAGCGGGCAACATGCCGATGGTCTCGGAGATAGCTCCGCTTCTTATCGTCATAAAGCTGGAACAGTACGATTACGGCGGGGCCACGGCTTACGCTTCGGTGATGCTGGTGGCCGCGTTCCTGATGTTGCTGGGGATCAATTTTATCCAATGGTTTTCCGGAAGAAGGTTTTCGGCGGGGCATTGA
- a CDS encoding sulfate ABC transporter substrate-binding protein — MNKNIIFKLKTLVAGLAILTLAAGYTPAFAQVKPVEILNVSYDPTRELYEDYNKAFGAYWKKKTGQSVTVRQSHGGSGKQARALIDGLEADVVTLALAYDIDEIAAKGKLLAPDWQKKLGHNSSPYTSTIVFLVRKGNPKKIKDWDDLVKPGVSVITPNPKTSGGARWNYLAAWGYGLTKFGQDETKARDFLSRLYKNAPVLDSGARGATTTFVKRSIGDVLLAWENEAYLAVKESGKDSFDIVTPSVSILAEPPVAVVDKVVERHKTREVASAYLEYLYSPEGQAIAARHYYRPISKDALKGAAVKFADLKLLTVNDVAGDWAKAHKKFFADGALFDQIFLKGR; from the coding sequence ACTCCCGCCTTCGCCCAAGTAAAACCGGTGGAGATTCTAAACGTTTCTTACGATCCTACCCGGGAGCTATACGAAGACTATAACAAAGCGTTCGGAGCGTACTGGAAGAAAAAAACCGGGCAGAGTGTTACCGTCCGGCAATCCCATGGGGGCTCCGGCAAACAGGCCCGCGCCTTGATAGACGGGCTGGAGGCGGACGTGGTGACACTGGCCCTAGCCTACGACATAGACGAAATAGCCGCAAAAGGAAAACTGCTGGCGCCAGACTGGCAAAAAAAGCTGGGCCACAACAGCTCTCCATACACTTCAACCATCGTCTTCCTGGTGCGTAAGGGCAATCCAAAAAAAATAAAAGATTGGGACGATCTTGTAAAACCCGGTGTTTCAGTAATAACGCCCAATCCAAAAACCTCCGGCGGCGCCCGATGGAATTACCTGGCCGCCTGGGGTTACGGGCTGACCAAATTTGGCCAAGATGAAACGAAGGCGCGGGATTTCCTCTCCCGGCTTTACAAAAACGCCCCGGTGCTGGATTCGGGCGCCCGGGGGGCAACCACCACTTTCGTCAAACGCTCCATTGGCGACGTGTTGCTGGCCTGGGAAAATGAGGCATACCTGGCCGTGAAAGAATCTGGAAAAGACAGTTTTGATATAGTCACTCCATCGGTATCCATCCTCGCCGAGCCTCCAGTGGCGGTGGTGGATAAAGTTGTGGAGCGCCACAAAACCAGGGAGGTGGCCAGCGCCTATCTGGAATATCTGTATTCCCCCGAGGGCCAGGCTATAGCGGCCCGGCATTATTACAGGCCAATCTCCAAAGACGCGTTGAAAGGGGCGGCGGTGAAATTCGCCGATTTAAAGCTTCTCACCGTAAACGATGTGGCTGGTGATTGGGCCAAGGCGCACAAGAAATTTTTCGCCGACGGCGCGCTGTTCGACCAGATTTTCCTTAAGGGCCGGTAA